In the genome of Raphanus sativus cultivar WK10039 chromosome 4, ASM80110v3, whole genome shotgun sequence, one region contains:
- the LOC130511188 gene encoding uncharacterized protein LOC130511188, with the protein MVSTWPDISHLAITKPELIGVLQQMGPQVKWPPKMKASKVNRNPKRWCEFHSDHGHTTEDCIALKIEVAELLKKGHLREFLSDKAKNLLNKEGPGLPTEAAPALPQQQDRVIHVISGRSEVSGISSAAAKRSTRNARNSQEAEGPKRLLLGTDEISFTAREQERVLAPHHDSLVISLTIANCLVKRILVDNGRSSNIIFHSAYANLGLEPKALTRKATPLVGFSGEVKQTLGEVLLPVYAEGINQATKFLVVDCLSSYNVILGRPWIHDMGAVPSTLHQLVKFPTPRGIKAVKGDQENARSCYQTTLKG; encoded by the coding sequence ATGGTTTCCACATGGCCCGATATCTCTCATCTTGCGATAACAAAGCCGGAGCTGATCGGAGTCCTACAACAAATGGGTCCTCAAGTCAAGTGGCCTCCTAAGATGAAGGCCTCGAAGGTTAACCGAAACCCCAAGCGATGGTGCGAGTTCCATAGTGATCATGGCCACACTACAGAGGATTGTATAGCCCTGAAGATAGAAGTCGCCGAGCTTCTAAAGAAAGGCCACCTGAGAGAGTTCCTCTCGGATAAGgccaagaaccttctaaatAAAGAAGGTCCTGGTCTTCCTACCGAAGCGGCTCCCGCGTTGCCACAACAACAAGAccgggtgatccatgtcatctcaggcAGATCAGAAGTAAGCGGAATCAGCAGTGCTGCTGCCAAGAGAAGCACTCGCAACGCCAGAAACAGTCAAGAAGCCGAGGGTCCTAAGCGCTTACTCCTAGGAACAGATGAGATCAGCTTCACCGCAAGGGAGCAGGAGAGGGTCCTAGCTCCTCACCACGACTCCCTTGttatttcacttaccatagcgaactgcttggtcaagcgaatactGGTGGACAATGGGAGATCTAGTAACATTATCTTCCACTCAGCCTACGCCAATCTAGGGTTAGAACCTAAGGCCCTAACGAGAAAAGCGACCCCTCTTGTAGGCTTCAGCGGAGAAGTAAAGCAAACCTTAGGAGAGGTCCTTCTCCCAGTATACGCCGAGGGGATAAACCAGGCCACGAAGTTCCTAGTCGTCGACTGCCTTTCATCGTATAACGTGATACtaggaaggccttggatccacgacatgggagccgtaccttcgACTCTGCATCAACTGGTTAAATTTCCAACTCCCCGGGGCATTAAGGCGGTCAAGGGAGATCAGGAAAATGCCAGGTCTTGCTACCAGACTACCCTGAAGGGATAG